In Populus trichocarpa isolate Nisqually-1 chromosome 12, P.trichocarpa_v4.1, whole genome shotgun sequence, a genomic segment contains:
- the LOC7458016 gene encoding U-box domain-containing protein 38: MPTTAASFLNPKHQESKTPSIFPPPPQAMGGNGKRRWNISFYSRSKTTQTQQLPPKEFLCPIYGSLMSDPVVVSSGQTFERLSVQVCRDLGFTPTLEDNILPDFTTVIPNLAIKSTILHWCDTSGTQHPGAPDYSSLEEIVRQKMKLSSSKSMQVNMTRPDIRVSEKELLEGVAEKPPVLFSRAITELTHRVNHFYSSSSEEPVIVKTAATPAASPLTPLPLVTRPACYSSTSSSANSITESEDPSSISSCSREEDEIVEKLQSVDVRDQEEGVIWLRKITRTKVEIRVSLCTPRLLPALRALIASRHFVVKTNAIASLVNLSLEKANKVKIVRSGFIPILIDVLKGGFSEAQEHAAGAFFSLALEDQNRMAIGVLGALQPLMQALKAESERARHDSAMALYHLSLMQSNRVKLVKLGAVSMLLSMVNSGDLASRLLLVLCNLAACNEGRSAMLDSNAVAILVGILREGGGGHSEVIQESCVAALFALSHGSMRFKGLAKEARAEEVLREIEERGSKRAREKAKRILMMMMRGSNEEVEWEEEVDWEEVLGFGGIRGGGRSLHGPNSTDF, encoded by the coding sequence ATGCCCACAACCGCCGCATCCTTTCTCAATCCCAAACACCAAGAGAGCAAAACCCCTTCCATTttcccaccaccaccacaagcCATGGGTGGAAATGGCAAACGGAGATGGAACATCTCTTTCTATTCTCGCTCAAAAACTACTCAAACCCAACAACTTCCTCCTAAAGAATTCCTCTGTCCCATTTATGGATCCTTAATGTCCGACCCTGTTGTTGTCTCCTCTGGCCAAACCTTCGAGCGGCTTTCTGTCCAAGTGTGCCGCGATTTAGGCTTTACCCCCACCCTCGAAGACAACATCCTCCCTGATTTCACCACAGTAATCCCCAATTTAGCCATCAAATCAACGATTCTCCACTGGTGTGATACTTCAGGCACCCAGCACCCTGGTGCACCCGATTACTCCTCTCTCGAGGAAATTGTCCgccaaaaaatgaaattatcgTCATCGAAGTCGATGCAAGTAAATATGACCCGTCCAGATATTAGAGTTTCCGAGAAGGAGCTCCTTGAGGGAGTAGCTGAAAAGCCTCCTGTTCTTTTCTCCCGCGCCATCACTGAGTTGACTCACCGAGTCAACCATTTCTACTCCAGCTCCTCCGAAGAACCCGTGATTGTCAAGACAGCCGCCACTCCAGCAGCTAGTCCGCTCACTCCTTTGCCTCTGGTGACTCGGCCAGCGTGCTATTCTTCCACATCCTCGTCGGCCAATTCGATTACAGAATCCGAAGACCCTTCTTCGATTTCTTCGTGCTCGCGTGAAGAAGATGAGATAGTGGAAAAGCTTCAAAGTGTTGATGTACGTGATCAAGAAGAAGGTGTGATTTGGCTGCGAAAGATCACGAGAACGAAAGTAGAAATCAGAGTTTCACTTTGTACGCCTCGACTACTCCCTGCTCTTCGTGCTTTAATTGCTTCACGACATTTTGTTGTCAAGACAAATGCTATTGCTTCACTTGTTAATCTGTCATTAGAGAAAGCAAACAAGGTGAAAATCGTGCGGTCGGGTTTTATTCCtatattgattgatgtgttAAAAGGAGGGTTTAGTGAAGCGCAAGAGCACGCGGCTGGTGCGTTCTTTAGTTTAGCTCTAGAGGATCAGAATAGAATGGCGATTGGTGTTTTAGGTGCATTGCAGCCGTTGATGCAGGCGTTGAAGGCGGAGAGCGAGAGAGCACGCCATGATTCGGCAATGGCGTTGTACCATTTGAGTTTAATGCAGAGTAATCGGGTTAAATTGGTCAAACTCGGTGCTGTTTCGATGTTGTTGAGTATGGTGAATTCTGGTGATTTGGCAAGCAGGTTGCTGCTTGTGCTGTGTAATTTGGCTGCTTGTAATGAAGGGAGATCGGCCATGCTTGATTCGAATGCGGTGGCAATACTGGTAGGGATCTTGAGGGAGGGTGGTGGAGGGCATTCGGAGGTAATTCAGGAGAGTTGTGTGGCTGCATTGTTTGCGTTGAGTCATGGGAGTATGAGGTTTAAGGGATTGGCTAAGGAGGCAAGAGCTGAGGAGGTGTTGAGGGAGATTGAAGAGCGAGGGAGCAAGAGAGCCAGAGAGAAAGCGAAGAGgatcttgatgatgatgatgagaggGAGTAACGAGGAGGTTGAATGGGAGGAGGAGGTTGACTGGGAGGAGGTTTTGGGATTTGGTGGAATCAGAGGCGGCGGGAGAAGCTTGCATGGTCCAAACTCTACCGATTTTTGA